From the Megalopta genalis isolate 19385.01 chromosome 13, iyMegGena1_principal, whole genome shotgun sequence genome, one window contains:
- the LOC117224914 gene encoding uncharacterized protein LOC117224914: protein MAMKIILYRYLSSNLKMVEYKTDEKEAHSNAKDEDSMIDDSSGNLENVKSLPDKKQADIEANDPDDMTDSDTAASSGNLENVKSLLNKKQVDIEANDSDDMTDSDTAVSSGNLKNVKSLLNKKQVDIEANDSDDMTDSDTAASSGNLKNVKSLLNKKQVDIEANDSDDMTDSDTAASSGNLENVKSLLNKKQVDIEANDSDDMTDSDTAASSGNLKNVKSLLNKKQVDIEANDSDDMTDSDTAASSGNLKNVKSLPVKKQADIEANDSDDMTDLNTAASSGNLKNVKSLLNKKQVDIEANDPDDMTDLDTAASSGNLENVKLLLDKEQADIESNDPDDIADLDMVASSDGTETDELSLADVEIKNNDGMTVLLLAALSGNLEIVRFLLNEGKADFNATDNSGMTILHAAAASGNLEMVKFLVNERGADFEATDHDSMTVLHTAASAHEWDIVKFLINEKGADFNARDNNGRTILHEAAGSGELEMVKFLINDKKVDFNAKDNNGITILHMAAVSDNMELIRFLINEIGADFNPKESFAMAFLHTAANFGNLETVKFLVDEKKVDAGARNVDGMTVLHTAANAHQWDIVKFLINEKNVDFNARDDNGRTILHTAAAFGNLEIIEFLIDEKEADFNAKDNDGITILHMAAVSGNLEVVKFLINEKNVDFNGKENCTLSVLDTAATFDNLETVKFLVDEKVVDFKSRNIDGSTVLHTAAISGNLNVVKFLINEKEADFNITDDDGVTVLHMAAVSGNMEVVKFLIDEKKADFNVTDNNGLTVLHSAVTFGNLDIIKFLVDEKKFDIEVKDKTSKTILHTAVVSGNLEVVQFLIDEKGVDFNAKDDDGVTVVHMAAVCGAFDIVRFLVNEKEVDINAVDCNGLTVLHAAVTSDNLDMVKFLVNEKGADFEARNYNGMTALHTAANCTHWTIAKFLIDKGADFNAKDKNDTTILHTAATFGNLEMLQFLVDEKMVDVNAKDSNGMTVLHMAASSDNLEIVKFLTNGRADINAKDSNGMTVLHAAAASGNLDIVKFLVNEKRVDVNAKDNDGITVLHMAAVVHGNLSVVKYLINKKKANFKAKDNSGMTVLHSAASSGNMEVVKFLINEKGADINAKDKEGRTVLYLATFCRNSDMVKFLLNEKNVDFNAKDNNGRTILNVADLRGCRHMFEFVEKRKIYAPRKKRRKKKGRGKNSGT from the exons ATGGctatgaaaattatattatacag GTACCTGTCTAGCAACTTGAAAATGGTTGAATATAAGACGGATGAGAAAGAGGCCCATTCTAATGCTAAAGACGAGGATTCCATGATAGATGATAGCTCTGGAAACTTGGAAAATGTTAAATCGCTGCCGGATAAAAAACAGGCCGACATTGAAGCCAATGATCCTGATGATATGACAGATTCGGACACGGCTGCTAGCTCTGGAAACTTGGAGAATGTAAAATCGCTGCTGAATAAAAAACAAGTCGACATTGAAGCCAATGATTCTGATGATATGACAGATTCGGACACGGCTGTTAGCTCTGGAAACTTGAAGAATGTAAAATCGCTGCTGAATAAAAAACAAGTCGACATTGAAGCCAATGATTCTGATGATATGACAGATTCGGACACGGCTGCTAGCTCTGGAAACTTGAAGAATGTTAAATCGCTGCTGAATAAAAAACAAGTCGACATTGAAGCCAATGATTCTGATGATATGACAGATTCGGACACGGCTGCTAGCTCTGGAAACTTGGAGAATGTTAAATCGCTGCTGAATAAAAAACAAGTCGACATTGAAGCCAATGATTCTGATGATATGACAGATTCGGATACGGCTGCTAGCTCTGGAAACTTGAAGAATGTTAAATCGCTGCTGAATAAAAAACAAGTCGACATTGAAGCCAATGATTCTGATGATATGACAGATTCGGACACGGCTGCTAGCTCTGGAAACTTGAAGAATGTTAAATCGCTGCCGGTTAAAAAACAGGCCGATATTGAAGCCAATGATTCTGATGATATGACAGATTTGAACACGGCTGCTAGCTCTGGAAACTTGAAGAATGTTAAATCGCTGCTGAATAAAAAACAAGTCGACATTGAAGCCAATGATCCTGATGATATGACAGATTTGGACACGGCTGCTAGCTCTGGAAACTTGGAGAATGTTAAATTGCTGCTGGATAAAGAACAGGCCGATATTGAATCCAATGATCCTGATGATATTGCAGATTTGGACATGGTTGCTAGCTCTGACGGCACGGAGACAGATGAACTTTCGTTGGCCgatgttgaaattaaaaacaatgACGGCATGACAGTTTTGCTCTTGGCTGCCCTTTCTGGTAACTTGGAGATAGTTCGATTTCTGCTAAACGAAGGAAAGGCCGATTTTAATGCTACAGACAACAGTGGCATGACAATTCTGCACGCTGCTGCTGCCTCTGGTAACTTGGAAATGGTGAAATTTCTGGTGAACGAGAGAGGGGCCGACTTTGAAGCTACGGATCATGATAGCATGACAGTTTTGCACACGGCTGCTAGCGCTCATGAGTGGGAcatagttaaatttctgataaacgagaaaggggccgattttaatgcACGCGACAACAATGGCAGAACAATTTTGCACGAGGCTGCTGGTTCTGGTGAATTGGAGATGGTCAAATTTCTGATCAATGATAAAAAGGTCGATTTCAACGCCAAAGACAATAACGGCATAACGATTTTGCACATGGCTGCCGTTTCTGATAACATGGAGCTGATTAGATTTCTAATCAACGAGATAGGGGCCGATTTTAATCCTAAAGAGAGTTTCGCCATGGCATTTTTGCACACGGCTGCGAACTTCGGTAACTTGGAGACGGTGAAATTCCTGGTGGATGAAAAGAAGGTCGACGCTGGAGCTAGAAACGTTGACGGCATGACGGTTCTGCACACGGCCGCCAATGCTCATCAGTGGGAtatagttaaatttctgatcaATGAGAAAAACGTCGATTTTAATGCACGCGACGACAACGGCAGAACAATTTTGCACACCGCTGCCGCATTCGGTAATTTGGAGATAATTGAATTTCTGATAGACGAGAAAGAGGCCGATTTCAATGCTAAAGACAACGATGGCATAACGATCTTGCATATGGCTGCTGTTTCCGGTAACTTGGAGGTAGtgaaatttctgataaatgagaAAAATGTCGATTTCAACGGTAAAGAGAATTGCACATTGTCAGTTTTGGACACGGCTGCGACCTTTGATAATTTAGAGACCGTGAAATTTCTGGTGGATGAGAAAGTGGTCGATTTTAAATCTAGAAACATCGATGGCTCCACGGTTTTGCACACGGCTGCTATCAGCGGTAACTTGAACGTAGTTAAGTTTCTGATAAACGAGAAAGAGGCCGATTTTAATATCACGGACGATGATGGCGTAACAGTTTTGCATATGGCTGCTGTTTCTGGTAACATGGAGGTCGTTAAATTTCTGATCGATGAAAAGAAGGCCGATTTCAATGTTACAGACAATAATGGCTTGACAGTTCTACACTCGGCTGTCACCTTTGGTAACTTGGACATAATTAAATTTCTGGTCGACGAGAAGAAGTTCGATATTGAAGTCAAAGACAAGACTTCCAAGACAATTTTGCACACGGCTGTTGTCAGCGGTAACTTGGAAGTAGTTCAATTTCTGATCGATGAAAAAGGGGTCGATTTCAATGCCAAAGACGACGATGGCGTAACAGTTGTGCACATGGCCGCTGTATGTGGTGCCTTCGATATAGTCAGATTTCTGGTGAACGAGAAAGAAGTCGATATTAATGCTGTCGACTGTAATGGCTTGACAGTTTTGCACGCGGCTGTTACCTCCGATAATTTGGACATGGTTAAATTTCTGGTGAACGAAAAAGGGGCTGATTTCGAAGCTAGAAACTATAACGGCATGACAGCTTTGCACACGGCCGCCAACTGTACTCACTGGACGATAGCTAAATTTCTGATAGATAAGggggccgattttaatgccaaaGACAAGAATGACACGACTATTTTGCACACAGCCGCTACCTTTGGTAACTTAGAAATGCTGCAATTTCTGGTGGATGAGAAAATGGTCGATGTGAATGCTAAAGACAGTAACGGCATGACGGTCTTGCACATGGCGGCGTCCTCTGATAACTTGGAGATAGTGAAATTTCTGACAAACGGGAGGGCCGACATTAATGCTAAAGATTCGAACGGCATGACAGTTTTACACGCGGCTGCTGCCTCCGGTAACTTGGACATTGTTAAATTTCTGGTGAACGAGAAACGGGTCGATGTCAACGCCAAAGACAACGACGGTATTACAGTTTTGCACATGGCTGCCGTTGTGCACGGCAACTTGAGCGTGGTTAAATATCTGATAAATAAGAAGAAGGCTAATTTTAAGGCTAAAGACAACAGCGGCATGACAGTTTTGCACTCGGCTGCTAGCTCTGGTAACATGGAGgtggttaaatttctgataaacgAAAAAGGGGCCGATATTAATGCCAAAGACAAGGAGGGCAGAACTGTTTTGTACTTGGCTACTTTCTGTCGTAACTCGGACATGGTTAAGTTCCTGTTGAATGAGAAAAATGTCGATTTTAACGCTAAGGACAATAATGGCAGGACAATTTTGAACGTGGCTGATTTACGTGGTTGCCGTCATATGTTTGAATTCGTGGAAAAAAGGAAAATTTACGCCCCCCGGAAGAAACGGAGGAAGAAGAAAGGGCGTGGTAAGAACAGTGGTACGTGA